The DNA region AAGAGCGCCACATTCAGCCGTTCTATCAACCCATCGTCAGTCTTCCCGAACAACGCCTCGCAGGGTTCGAACTGCTGGCGCGATGGTTGCACCCCGAACGTGGAATTATCATGCCGCTTGATTTCATCCCCGTTGCAGAACAATTGGGGCTAATCAAACAACTCACTGAAAGCCTGTTAATCCAGGCTTTCGATCAGGCGCGCGACTGGCCGCCCGACTTTACGCTGTCGATCAACGTTACCTCGCTGATGATCGAAAGCCTCGACTTTCCCGAATGGCTGAAGCACCTGGCCAGTGAAGGCAGGTTCCCTTTAAACCGGCTGGAAGTCGAAGTGACAGAAAATGCCCTCGTGGCCAACGTCGACAGTGCACGCTTGAACCTGGAGCGTCTGCGCGCGATGGGCGTGAGTATTGCGCTGGACGATTTCGGTACCGGCTACTCAGGGCTTTATCACTTGACCAAACTCGCCATCGACAAGATCAAGATCGACAGGTCTTTTTTTGATACGTCGCTGGATAACCAGAATGAGATGGTCAATGCCATCCTTGCTCTGGGCAAGAGTCTGCGCATGAAAATCACCGCTGAAGGGGTAGAGCACGAGGAGCTGGCAGACTGGTTAGCCGCCAATGGGTGCGACTTTGCACAGGGTTATCTGTTCGGGCGGCCACTGCCGTTGGCACAGGTGACAGCGTTGCTGGCAATGAGTGAGGCAGGCGGGCCGGTCAGGGCGCGAGGCAGTGTTGGGTAGTGCACCGATATAAAGGCCCGATGAGTTCGAGAGCGGTTGGTAGAAGCAGGATGAAACGTCAACAATCGGCGGCGTGAAATTGCTAATGTCCACGCCGCCAATTCATTTGCTCTGCCTTGGCTGAAACAAGTAGAGGTCAGAGTTATCAAGTTTTTTCAGTCCGCAGATAATTGCCAACAGCGTGCTGTTTTTATTGACTCATCCAGGTAACTACGCATCTGGCGCTCGTCGAAGCGTGATCCGTGTCAGTTCCGATGGCTTGCCTAGCCGGATGGCGAATCCGGGCCAGAGTGCAGTGCCGTTATTGACATACAGCTGCATCCCGTCGACATCATAAAGCCCCGATACAAATCCGCCGTTGGCCAGGGCCAGCAGGCGGTGAAGACCAAAGATCATGCCACCGTGGGTATGGCCGGAGAGTTGCAGAGCCACCCCTTGAGTGGCTGTTTCTAGCGCGTTCCTTGGTTGATGGTCGAGCAGGATAATCGGCATGTCCTTGGCTATGCCGGCTATCGCCTTTTGAACGTCTGGGGCGGGGAACCCGGTTCTCGGTGCCGTTACATCCGTGACGCCAGCGAGTGCAATCTGGGCGCCGTCGCGCTCGATCAGGGTGTGGCTGTTCGCGAGTGGCACCATTCCCAGCGAAACGAAATGCTGCATCCACGCCTGGTTATCGAAGAAGTACTCGTGGTTGCCGGGTATCACATAAACGCCGTCCGGCGCACGCAGATCACGCAAGGCATCGATATCCTGTTTGCGGTCGCTGATCGAGCCGTCGATCAGATCACCCGTGATGACGATCAGATCGACACCCAGCGCGTTTGATGCCTTGACCACCGCTTGCGTCCACGGCGCATCAAACAATCGGCTGATGTGCATGTCCGTCAGTTGCAATACCTTGTAGCCGTCGAACTGCGGGGGCAGGTTTTTGATCGCAATTTCGATGTCCTTCACCGGCGGCACGCGCACGGCCTGATGAACGCCAATGGCGGCCAGCAGCAAGGCTGTCATGCCGATGCCATAACGCAGTTTTGCCGGGACAGTCAGCCATCGCCGCTTGGCCAGCATGGTCAGTAACGTGCCCAGGTCGACAATGATTTGCAGCACGGCAAGCAGCAGAATCGCGCCAAATGCCCAGTTGAACACCATCACAATGTCGCGGGGAAATTCCGGCGAGAACACGCTGCCGGAAGAAAAGCGGCAATACAGATGATATTGCGAGGCAAGGACCAGCAGCAGGGCGACGGCAATTCTGGCCCGCGGCGCCCATGGCATTGGCCATACATAACGCACGATCACATACAGGCAAGGCAGGCTGAACATGACGTGAAACATCAACGCGCCCCCTTGATTATTAGTGTCTGCTGTTCCTTCATTCTGTGTTCTGGGCGTTTCTGTTGTGCGTCTCTACCCGGTGTCCTGCAATGCATTTGCTATGTCCCTCATTGAATAGCCAAACGCAATCACGCCATATAAACAGAAGACTAACAAGGTCAAAAATATCTCGGTACAGTTGTTATCGAATAAAAGCGGGCTGGTTGACGCTACTCTCGCCCCTGCGAGGTCTGCATCACGCCGCATTCAATGCCACATCACCGCCGCGAGCCATCTCACGAAACAACCGGGGCGACATGCCGAATGTGGATTTGAAGTGCCTGCTGAAATGCGAGCTGCTGCCATAGCCCCATGCGTATGCAATGTCGGTGAGCGATCGTTGGGCAAGTTCGCCATTACGCAGGTCTTCGGCGCAACGTGACAGACGTCGTTGCCAGATATACTCACTGACCGTGCACCCTTGGTCGGCCTGAAATGCTCTGTGCAGGCTGCGCACCGAGCACTGCTCGGCGTTGGCGATGCGCTCTATGGTCAGGTCGCGCTCGGCCAGATGGCGCTCGATGTAGGCTTTCAGGCGGTTTTGCTTGAACAGGCGAAAGTCATGGGTGAGTTGTTTTTCCTCATTCTTGTTCTGCAACGCGTTGTCCAGAACACCGACAATGCTTTCGCCGAGCAGACGCCCGGAGTTACCGTTCAGCAACGGGTACTGATTGTAGGCATCGCTGATCATGTGCATCAGGATTCTGCCCAGCCCGTTACGGCCGCTCAGGTGCATGTCAGCTGGTTCGGCGGCACTGTGCGCGGGTGTTCCATGAAACAGCAGAATGAAGTGTTCGCAGCCCTGAGTGCTGGTCACGCTGAAGGGTTTGCCGCAGTCGACCAGGAGCATTTCGTCCGGCGCCAGTACGCTGTCCTGTTGGCCCTGAGTGAAATGGCTGACGCCTGCGGTTTGCAGAATCAACATGCGCGGCGTGTCGAGCGCATCGACTGCTTTGCTCAATTGCCGTGAATAGCGGTGCGCGCTGGCCGTCATACGGCAGAAGCGTATGGGCCCCAGATCGCCATATTCCAGCCGCCCCTGAAAATTGCTGTGGTGCAAAGGGTCGATGAATGTTGATTCCAGGCGCTTGATGTAATCGGGTGTGCAACCGAGGTGATCACTCATGAATTCTTTCCATTTCATCAGTCGGTCGGAACACACCACTTGATCGGTGGACACACAGGCGAGATTGGTCATGGTTTGCCTCTGTCTTGTTATTGTTTTCTGCTGTCCGGGCATGCGCTCGGACTTCACCGGCACTGACTCAGAACGGATACTGGTGACCGCCTGGCTGCCAGGTAACCCAATGGGCGCGAGTAAACTCATCCAGCGCGTAATGGCCATTGAAGCGTCCGAGGCCGGAGTTCTTCTCGCCGCCGAAGGGGGCGTTGGGTTGATCATCGACGGTGATGTCATTGATGTGAGTCATGCCAGCCACAATGCCCCGTGCGAAGTTCAGGCCACGGGCCATGTCGCGACTGAACACCGCGCTGGAAAGTCCGAACTCACTGGCGTTGGCCAGTTGCAGCGCGTGTGCTTCGTCCTCTGCAATCAACAGCGGCAGCAACGGGCCGAACGTTTCGTCACGGGCCAGCTCCTGATCGGCGGCGACCTCTCCGAACACATGGGGCGGCAGCACCAGCCCTGACGCCTGACCGCCAAACAGGCGCTTGAGACCGGCGCGCCCGGCTTGATCGATCTTGCGCAGCAGGCCGTCAAGCTGGCTTTGATTGATCACCGGCCCGATGACTGTATCGGCTTTGGCCGGATCACCGGTCTTCAGGTCGCGCACGCGCTCGACTACCAGTGCCGAGAAGTCAGCGTAAAGCGAGCGATCGACAATCACCCGGTTGACGCTCATACAGATCTGCCCTTGATGCAGAAAACGTCCGACCACAGCCGCGTGCGCCGCGACTTCGATATCGGCATCCTCCAGGACCACCAGTGGTGCGTTGCCGCCCAGCTCCAGCGCGACACGCTTGATGTGTTTGCCTCCCGTGGCGATGCGGCCCACATTGCGCCCCACATCGGTGGAACCGGTAAAGGAAATCAGGCTCGGGACCGGGTGTTCGACGAAGGCATCACCGATCTCAGAACCTGCGCCGACCACGGCATTGAACGTACCGCTCGGAAAGCCTGCCTCTTCAAAGAAATGGGCAATCAGCAGGCCGCCGGTGATTGCAGTATCGCTGGCCGGCTTGAGTACGACGGTGTTGCCGAGCGCCAGTGCGGGTGCTACCGAGCGCATGCTCAGGTACAACGGGAAGTTCCACGGGCTGATAACACCCACCACGCCCAGCGGCTCGCGAAACACGAAACTCTGTTCGCCCGGCTTGTAGCTGGTCAGAATTCGCCCTTCGACCTGCATCGGCAGTGCGACACAGTCACGCACCATGCGCAGCGTGGATTGCCATTCGATGGTGGCTTTTATGCGCGTGCTGCCGGACTCGCGAATCAGCCAGTCGATGATTTCCTGTTCCCGGCACTGGATAACGTCCGCCAGCCTTGCCAACTGGGCGCTGCGTTCCATGGGCTGCAAGGCTGCCCAGGCGGACTGGGCGACATGCGCAGCCTGGTAGGCGTCATCCAGATCAGCGACTGAGGCGAGGGGCATTTCCAGAAGTTGTTCGCCATTGAACGGGTTGCGGTCGTCCAGCCGACGAGCAGAGCGGCCTGTACGCCAGGCACCGTTGATGTACTGATCGCCATTGATAGCGTAGGGGGCGAGATGTAAGCAGTTCATGGTCTTACCTTCTGAAACGTGTTGGGGATGAAGCGCTGCCCATTGGATTCAGGTTCTGATCCAGGCGCGCCCCCAGGAATTCAGCGTGTGTTCCTCTTGCGGCCAGACGCCGGGAGCACGCGAGGCATCAGTCACTTCAAGTTCGGCCGAGAACTCCAGGCGGTTGCGGTCGGCATCGACCACCATGAAGAACAGATTGTTGCCCGGCCCATGACGGCCCGGGCCGAAGAAAATCGTTATGCGCTCTTTGGCGAAGCGATCACCCCAATCACGGATATCGTTCCACTCGTTGGTTTCATAGCAGTGATGGTCCCACTCTTTTTTCGAGCCGCGAAAGAATGCAAGGGTATGGTGCTCATCGTCGGAGCGCAGAAAGCAGGTGGTGAGCTGACCGGTCTGCTCATCAACGACGTTGTCCGAGACGGTAAACCCAACGGTATTGACGTAGAAGTCGATCATGGCTTCCAGTTCAGTGG from Pseudomonas syringae includes:
- a CDS encoding metallophosphoesterase codes for the protein MFHVMFSLPCLYVIVRYVWPMPWAPRARIAVALLLVLASQYHLYCRFSSGSVFSPEFPRDIVMVFNWAFGAILLLAVLQIIVDLGTLLTMLAKRRWLTVPAKLRYGIGMTALLLAAIGVHQAVRVPPVKDIEIAIKNLPPQFDGYKVLQLTDMHISRLFDAPWTQAVVKASNALGVDLIVITGDLIDGSISDRKQDIDALRDLRAPDGVYVIPGNHEYFFDNQAWMQHFVSLGMVPLANSHTLIERDGAQIALAGVTDVTAPRTGFPAPDVQKAIAGIAKDMPIILLDHQPRNALETATQGVALQLSGHTHGGMIFGLHRLLALANGGFVSGLYDVDGMQLYVNNGTALWPGFAIRLGKPSELTRITLRRAPDA
- a CDS encoding helix-turn-helix domain-containing protein produces the protein MTNLACVSTDQVVCSDRLMKWKEFMSDHLGCTPDYIKRLESTFIDPLHHSNFQGRLEYGDLGPIRFCRMTASAHRYSRQLSKAVDALDTPRMLILQTAGVSHFTQGQQDSVLAPDEMLLVDCGKPFSVTSTQGCEHFILLFHGTPAHSAAEPADMHLSGRNGLGRILMHMISDAYNQYPLLNGNSGRLLGESIVGVLDNALQNKNEEKQLTHDFRLFKQNRLKAYIERHLAERDLTIERIANAEQCSVRSLHRAFQADQGCTVSEYIWQRRLSRCAEDLRNGELAQRSLTDIAYAWGYGSSSHFSRHFKSTFGMSPRLFREMARGGDVALNAA
- a CDS encoding aldehyde dehydrogenase family protein gives rise to the protein MNCLHLAPYAINGDQYINGAWRTGRSARRLDDRNPFNGEQLLEMPLASVADLDDAYQAAHVAQSAWAALQPMERSAQLARLADVIQCREQEIIDWLIRESGSTRIKATIEWQSTLRMVRDCVALPMQVEGRILTSYKPGEQSFVFREPLGVVGVISPWNFPLYLSMRSVAPALALGNTVVLKPASDTAITGGLLIAHFFEEAGFPSGTFNAVVGAGSEIGDAFVEHPVPSLISFTGSTDVGRNVGRIATGGKHIKRVALELGGNAPLVVLEDADIEVAAHAAVVGRFLHQGQICMSVNRVIVDRSLYADFSALVVERVRDLKTGDPAKADTVIGPVINQSQLDGLLRKIDQAGRAGLKRLFGGQASGLVLPPHVFGEVAADQELARDETFGPLLPLLIAEDEAHALQLANASEFGLSSAVFSRDMARGLNFARGIVAGMTHINDITVDDQPNAPFGGEKNSGLGRFNGHYALDEFTRAHWVTWQPGGHQYPF
- a CDS encoding VOC family protein, giving the protein MQTLQTSTPARLCYLHLASKEPQQQVDFYRRMLDMEGLAQADGSWQLKGPQRSMLISPADHSGLLAAAFSLDNQAQLAELRARLVRQGCAVEDLESPLLESGAFVISDPQGRQTIFGVSATDACAVRRGMPGRLQHVVFQTTELEAMIDFYVNTVGFTVSDNVVDEQTGQLTTCFLRSDDEHHTLAFFRGSKKEWDHHCYETNEWNDIRDWGDRFAKERITIFFGPGRHGPGNNLFFMVVDADRNRLEFSAELEVTDASRAPGVWPQEEHTLNSWGRAWIRT